A window of Babylonia areolata isolate BAREFJ2019XMU chromosome 2, ASM4173473v1, whole genome shotgun sequence contains these coding sequences:
- the LOC143300621 gene encoding receptor expression-enhancing protein 1-like isoform X2, whose protein sequence is MVSALISRIVILVFGTLYPAYASYKAVRTKNVKEYVKWMMYWIVFALFTCVETFSDVLLSWMPFYYEVKIVFVVWLLSPMTKGSSFLFKKFVHPHLARREKKIDDMIAQARSQSYTTLLTLGTRGLAYASQMVVRTAIMGQSKLVDHLRRSYSTSDLSNDGSHVLQRHKALDEDGEDELDNRLQEDQAELDNRSKVMRLTRSSSSASTGLHSVKEEDEEDEEVVTITEEYIYPVTTQLSPKEQKQINMYGTIPRSYTRKRISRSSIL, encoded by the exons ATGGTTTCTGCACTGATATCTAGAATTGTTAT ACTGGTTTTTGGCACTCTGTATCCAGCCTATGCTTCCTACAAAGCAGTCAGAACCAAGAATGTCAAAGAATAT GTGAAATGGATGATGTACTGGATAGTGTTTGCCCTCTTCACCTGTGTGGAAACATTCTCTGATGTGCTGCTTTCATG GATGCCCTTCTACTATGAGGTGAAGATCGTCTTTGTGGTGTGGCTGCTGAGCCCCATGACCAAAGGGTCCAGCTTCCTTTTCAAGAAGTTTGTCCATCCACACCTGGCACGCAGAGAAAAG AAAATTGATGACATGATTGCCCAAGCCCGCAGTCAGAGTTACACGACATTGCTGACTCTAGGAACTCGAGGTCTTGCCTACGCTTCCCAGATGGTCGTCAGAACAGCTATCATG GGTCAGAGCAAACTGGTGGATCATCTACGACGTAGCTACAGCACGAGCGACCTGTCCAATGACGGTTCACATGTACTGCAACGTCATAAAGCACTGGATGAGGATGGGGAAGATGAGCTTG ATAATCGTCTTCAGGAAGACCAGGCAGAACTTGACAACAGGTCAAAGGTCATGCGTCTCACCCGTAGTAGCAGCAGTGCATCGACAG GCCTGCACAgcgtgaaggaggaggatgaagaggatgaggaggtggtCACTATCACAGAGGAGTACATCTACCCTGTCACCACACAGCTCTCGCCCAAGGAG CAAAAGCAGATCAACATGTACGGCACAATCCCTCGCTCCTACACCCGCAAACGGATCTCCCGGAGCTCCATcctgtga
- the LOC143300621 gene encoding uncharacterized protein LOC143300621 isoform X1: MVSALISRIVILVFGTLYPAYASYKAVRTKNVKEYVKWMMYWIVFALFTCVETFSDVLLSWMPFYYEVKIVFVVWLLSPMTKGSSFLFKKFVHPHLARREKKIDDMIAQARSQSYTTLLTLGTRGLAYASQMVVRTAIMGQSKLVDHLRRSYSTSDLSNDGSHVLQRHKALDEDGEDELDNRLQEDQAELDNRSKVMRLTRSSSSASTGLHSVKEEDEEDEEVVTITEEYIYPVTTQLSPKEGEDSGLSTRSSSSSSMLSSLPADSPTSSSQPSRSESWSTPPSSPVSSHTGSGSSSGREGARYSLRSRSRSLSGASAGGAASASSSRYRHSTSSLYSSSSSLSPSSSLYRTSSSSSSHLHSSPHHTSSTSSLSHSGAGGAGTWSSLGSLSSSRQQQRRWSSVSSSGSRPRSSKF, encoded by the exons ATGGTTTCTGCACTGATATCTAGAATTGTTAT ACTGGTTTTTGGCACTCTGTATCCAGCCTATGCTTCCTACAAAGCAGTCAGAACCAAGAATGTCAAAGAATAT GTGAAATGGATGATGTACTGGATAGTGTTTGCCCTCTTCACCTGTGTGGAAACATTCTCTGATGTGCTGCTTTCATG GATGCCCTTCTACTATGAGGTGAAGATCGTCTTTGTGGTGTGGCTGCTGAGCCCCATGACCAAAGGGTCCAGCTTCCTTTTCAAGAAGTTTGTCCATCCACACCTGGCACGCAGAGAAAAG AAAATTGATGACATGATTGCCCAAGCCCGCAGTCAGAGTTACACGACATTGCTGACTCTAGGAACTCGAGGTCTTGCCTACGCTTCCCAGATGGTCGTCAGAACAGCTATCATG GGTCAGAGCAAACTGGTGGATCATCTACGACGTAGCTACAGCACGAGCGACCTGTCCAATGACGGTTCACATGTACTGCAACGTCATAAAGCACTGGATGAGGATGGGGAAGATGAGCTTG ATAATCGTCTTCAGGAAGACCAGGCAGAACTTGACAACAGGTCAAAGGTCATGCGTCTCACCCGTAGTAGCAGCAGTGCATCGACAG GCCTGCACAgcgtgaaggaggaggatgaagaggatgaggaggtggtCACTATCACAGAGGAGTACATCTACCCTGTCACCACACAGCTCTCGCCCAAGGAG GGAGAGGACTCTGGACTCTCCActcgctcctcttcctcctcctccatgctttcctccctccctgctgattcccccacctcctcctcccagcctTCTCGCTCAGAGTCATggtccacacccccctccagccccgttaGCAGTCATActggcagcggcagcagcagtggtCGTGAGGGGGCCAGGTATTCTTTGCGCTCCAGGTCAAGGTCACTGTCGGGGGCCAGTGCTGGTGGGGCAGCCTCAGCGTCTTCCAGCCGCTACAGacactccacctcctctctctactcctcctcctcctctctgtccccctcctcttctctgtaccgcacctcctcctcctcctcctcccatcttcactcctccccccaccacacctcctccacctcctccctgtcCCACAGTGGTGCTGGGGGGGCGGGCACCTGGTCCAGTCTTGGCAGTCTGTCGTCGTCACGGCAGCAGCAGAGGAGGTGGAGCTCTGTGTCCAGTTCAGGGTCTCGGCCCCGCTCCTCCAAGTTCTGA